The following proteins are co-located in the Solanum pennellii chromosome 1, SPENNV200 genome:
- the LOC107008221 gene encoding very-long-chain aldehyde decarbonylase CER1-like — MATKPGILTEWPWASLGNFKYLVLAPFVGHSIYSFFISKEESQRDFSYIFILLYIVMRMVHHQMWISLSRYRSAKGDNRILDRSIEFDQVDRETNWDDQIIFNGVAFYIGYLKFSETHHLPLWRIDGIIITALIHTGPVEFLYYWIHRALHHHFLYSRYHSHHHSSIVTEPHTAVIHPFAEIVTYYTLFFIPLVTTILTGTASIASFVAYAIYIDFMNLMGHCNFELIPKWMFSIFPPLKYLIYTPSFHSLHHTQFRSNYSLFMPMYDYLYSTVDKSSDTLYEKSLERKAELPDVVHLTHLTTPESIYHLRLGFASLASNPHTSKWYFWLMSPVTLWSFFITWIYGHTFVVERNLFSNLKLQTWAIPKYSIQYFMQWQRDSINNLIEEAIMEADQKGVKVLSLGLLNQEKQVNNNGELYIRRHPKLKVKVVDGSSLAVAVVLNSIPKGTSRVVLRGRLSKVAYSIALTLCQGGTQVMIDGEEYKRLKALLNPEVATNLVPSKSYASKIWLVGDGLSEDEQLKAPKGTLFIPFSQFPPRKVRKDCFYFNTPAMNIPKHLENVDSCENWLPRRVMSAWRIAGILHAVEGWNEHECGNKMFDIQKVWKASLQHGFSPLTTPSAIEAEA; from the exons ATGGCTACTAAACCTGGCATCCTTACAGAATGGCCTTGGGCATCCCTTGGCAACTTTAAG TACTTGGTTTTGGCACCATTTGTGGGTCATAGCATATACTCATTCTTCATTAGCAAAGAAGAAAGCCAGAGGGACTtttcatacatattcatactcCTCTATATAGTCATGAGAATGGTTCACCACCAAATGTGGATATCCCTGTCTCGCTACAGATCCGCTAAGGGTGATAATCGTATTCTTGATAGAAGCATTGAATTCGATCAAGTTGACAGAGAAACAAACTG GGATgatcaaattatatttaatggAGTGGCGTTCTACATTGGATACCTGAAGTTCTCAGAGACTCATCACTTGCCTCTTTGGAGGATTGATGGGATCATTATAACTGCCTTGATCCATACCGGTCCTGTAGAATTTCTGTATTACTGGATTCACAGAGCTCTGCACCATCATTTTCTATACTCTCGTTATCATTCCCATCATCACTCCTCCATTGTCACCGAGCCTCACACTG CTGTTATTCATCCATTTGCTGAGATTGTAACATATTATACGCTCTTTTTTATTCCGTTGGTCACAACAATATTAACTGGGACGGCTTCTATAGCTTCATTTGTTGCATATGCCATCTATATTGATTTCATGAACCTCATGGGTCATTGCAACTTTGAGCTAATTCCAAAGTGGATGTTCTCTATCTTTCCCCCTCTCAAGTACTTGATATATACGCCCTC GTTCCACTCACTACATCACACTCAATTTAGATCAAATTATTCACTTTTTATGCCAATGTATGACTATCTGTATAGTACAGTGGATAAGTCCTCAGATACACTGTATGAAAAGTCACTTGAGAGGAAAGCTGAATTGCCTGATGTGGTGCATCTAACACATCTAACAACCCCAGAATCGATTTACCATCTTCGACTTGGGTTTGCATCCTTGGCCTCAAACCCTCACACTTCCAAGTGGTATTTTTGGTTAATGTCACCCGTCACGCTATGGTCATTTTTTATTACTTGGATTTATGGTCACACATTTGTTGTTGAGAGAAATTTGTTCAGCAATCTCAAACTGCAAACTTGGGCTATCCCAAAATATAGTATACAA TACTTTATGCAATGGCAAAGAGATTCTATTAACAATTTGATTGAGGAAGCAATTATGGAAGCGGATCAGAAAGGCGTAAAAGTTTTGAGCCTTGGACTCCTAAATCAG GAAAAGCAGGTGAATAATAATGGTGAGCTTTACATAAGGAGGCATCCTAAGTTGAAAGTGAAGGTGGTGGATGGGAGTAGTTTAGCTGTTGCTGTAGTCTTAAACTCCATTCCTAAAGGAACTTCCCGAGTGGTACTTAGAGGCCGTTTGTCCAAAGTTGCTTACTCCATTGCCCTAACCTTGTGCCAAGGAGGAACTCAG GTTATGATAGATGGAGAAGAGTACAAGAGACTAAAAGCATTACTTAACCCTGAGGTTGCTACTAATTTGGTCCCTTCAAAATCTTATGCATCAAAG ATATGGCTAGTAGGGGACGGATTGAGTGAAGATGAACAACTGAAAGCACCAAAAGGAACATTATTCATTCCTTTCTCACAATTTCCACCAAGGAAAGTTCGCAAGGATTGCTTCTATTTCAACACACCAGCTATGAATATCccaaaacatcttgagaatgtAGACTCTTGTGAG AACTGGCTACCAAGAAGGGTGATGAGTGCGTGGAGAATAGCCGGGATTTTGCATGCAGTGGAAGGTTGGAATGAGCATGAATGTGGTAACAAGATGTTTGATATTCAGAAAGTATGGAAAGCAAGCCTTCAACATGGTTTTAGCCCATTGACAACGCCTTCTGCTATCGAAGCAGAGGCTTAA
- the LOC107028407 gene encoding RING-H2 finger protein ATL46-like codes for MYFDFEPLATFTATAIAIFLISTIKFRWFSPDNYLPPPFNVVVEEIGYCYCAVCLDEVNGGDKCRQLPKCGHAFHAMCVDAWLEWNWTCPICRRQVTDELPKRQGQNTLFSFVLSRCEEFIAKINTRAEEFMLVLFESGVLGHL; via the coding sequence aTGTATTTTGATTTTGAGCCATTAGCCACGTTTACCGCTACCGCCATCGCTATTTTCTTAATTTCCACTATCAAATTCCGTTGGTTCAGTCCCGACAACTATCTGCCGCCGCCGTTCAACGTCGTCGTCGAGGAAATCGGTTACTGTTACTGTGCAGTGTGCCTCGACGAGGTGAACGGTGGCGACAAGTGTCGACAACTGCCCAAGTGTGGCCACGCATTCCACGCGATGTGCGTGGATGCGTGGCTAGAGTGGAATTGGACGTGCCCAATCTGCAGAAGGCAAGTTACTGATGAACTTCCCAAGAGGCAAGGTCAAAAcacccttttttcttttgtgcttTCACGTTGTGAAGAATTTATTGCTAAGATCAATACTCGTGCTGAAGAATTCATGTTAGTTTTGTTCGAGAGCGGTGTTTTAGGCCATCTTTGA